Below is a genomic region from Brassica oleracea var. oleracea cultivar TO1000 chromosome C9, BOL, whole genome shotgun sequence.
TAATAGAATCTGATGAACTCGTCTCGCAGAGGTGCCTCCAGATGAACCCGTTTCATCATTGTTTCGCGGGCCACATGCCACGTGGCGGCCCGCTATTGGTCTGCGTATTTTTTTTTTAAAAATCATACGAAAAAAAAAATTAATAAACTATTAAAGTTATGAACCCCCGGTTCATTGATGCGCTCACCCACTCGTGGGTGTTGGACCTACATGCCGACTGAGCAGACGTGAATGCCCACTGGTGGGGATATCGAGGGCGTTGCAACATGATTACTATTCTCTCTGTTTCATATTAAGTGTCATTTTAACATTTTTTTCTTGTACTTAAAAAATGTCGTTCTATAATTTCAATGCAATTTATACTTATTTTTAGTTCAATTGTAATTGTAGAATGCATTGATCTTATAAATAAATATATTTATCTAAAATGCTATTGATTAAATAGATGACGTTAATGAAAACATAAATACATTTTAATCAGTTTTTTAATATGTGTGAAAAATGTCTAAGTGATACTTTTTGTAAAACAGAAGTATATATTTCAGCCCGTATAAGTTCTATTGATATTGTGGGCTGCAGATGGAACGGTGAAACGATACAACCAAGGATATAGAGAGTGGGGATTTGCACAGTTGATTCCTCTTTCAACATTCCACAATTCCAGTCAAGGTTACATCGTACAAGACACTTGTTCTTTTGGTGCTGAGATCTTCATCGTCAAACCGGTCGAACAACAAGAGAGTGTCACATTTGTATCAAACCCTCCAAACAACGTTTTCACTTGGAGATTACTTCGTTTCTCCACCTTGCAAAATAAGTTCTATAACTCTCCAAGTTTTCTTGTCGGAGACCGATACTGGTTAGTTCTTTATCTAATGATTCATATTGCATATTTTTTGGTAACCATGCATATCATAGAATAATGTAACTTTGTTTCAGAGTCTCCACATGTGTAAAAGATTAATTCTGAACTGTAGTAATTGTTTTTGTAATGTATAATTAATCAGGAGATTAGAGACTAACCCGAGAGGAGTCGGACCAGGAGCACCCCATCTCCCTTTTAACCTAGAAGCTCAAGGCTTTAGGCCAAACGCAGTCGCCACAACCACCTGGGGAGCGGTTAATCTGAGATTGAGGGATCAGCTAGGCTCCAACCACAGACTAGGATATTGTAAGTGATATATAGGAAAAAGAAATATATGTAGAACAATGTAAATGTAATTAACATTATATGTCGACCTTTGTCAATATCTAAAAGGAATGCAATTTGATGTCGCAGCTGCAGCTTGGTATCCGATTCGACCGGGGTATAAAGTGGGATTAAATATAATCTACATTAGAGATCTACGAGGTGGATATTTGGTGAATGATTCCATAGTCCTTGAAGCCGAGATGGTTATGGTTTCTGTTACCAACATCGTCCCCATATGAAAATCTCTACTTGTTTAGTATCGAAGCATGTTATATTGTCAAAACGACTATGTCTTTGTTGATGCTTGTTATGTCACTCATGGTTCTTCCGCGTGATAAATAAAATGAAACTCTTTTTGTGAAAGTTTTTGTTTTGGTTTGAAAAAACCCTCGTTTTGATCCTTTCTTATAATATGAACCAAATTTACAAAGGATTCAAATGACATTTCAGAGATCCACCCTGAAACAAGAGATGCAAAAAAAAAGCATACTATAAGTTTCCTGAGAAATGATGCCGGACAGAGCTGGTAGTAAGAATAGCACAATATTCCGTTATCTCACATAGGTTCGGACGTTCGGGTTTTCGGGTTCAAAGATTTCAGCTCAATTCGGGTATTTTATAAATTTCGGTTCAGGTTCGGTTCGGATCTTTACGGGTTCGGTTTGGGTTCGGATAACCCATTTAAATTATTTAAAAAAATTTTAAATTCATTATATACTTTAAATTTCTCAAAATCTATAAACAAAACAATATATTACGTATAAATTTGAATAGCATATGTCAAAGTACCTAAAATTAACATATAAATTGGTTTGGTTTGAATATTTGGATTGAGAATCAATAAGTATTGTTGGTGTTTTGAGTATACTTTAGCTATTTTAAACATGTTACTTTTGACTATTTGTATATATTTATAAGTATTTTGGACAATTTAAAAGTATCTTATATATTTTGATGTTCTTAACATATATTAAATCTAAAAATAATTAATATATATAGGTATATAAATCAATTTCGGATATAATCGGGTACCCGAAGTACTTTGGTTCGGATTGGGTTCGGTTTCGGTTCTCTAAATACCAAAATTTTGAACTCATTCGGATATTTAATCAATATCAGTTCGGAGTCGATACTATTTTTTCGGATCGAATTCGGTTCAGTTTTTCGGATCCGGGTTTTTTGCCCGGCCCTAATCTCACATATCTGAATAACATAACATTTCAAAACAGAATTGGTATCTAATACGATAATGATATACTCCTATATCTTAGGGATTTAGACTACTGTAATATGTCATATACCTAGATGCCTTATGTGATTAAGGTTGTATAAATACTCTACGTTGTTGATCAATAAACACACACCTTTACATTCATTATATGGTATCAAAATTTTGATAACAGAATTGATCATTTAGTAACACTGTTCCTTTGAGGTTGAACCCATATTGAAGCCTTATAAATCTAAATGCCGATCGTGGTTGTTATCAAAATTCAGACTTGAATTTTTTACTGGACTGGACTAATCCTTTGAGGTTGAACCCATATTAACTTCTCTACCAACCTTCTATCAACAATCCAGTTCATCTTGGATGGCGCATCAAACCACTAAGAAAGGTCACCCATCATGAACCCATTTTCATCTCACTACAAGAGAGCTCAAGGCAGGATGGTACGTCACCAAGCATGAACCTTCATGATTATGTGTATCTCAAGCCCCGTCAATTCATAAATTGTCACATCAAGTAAAACCATGCATTGTGATAAAGTTCAAATTACACGAAAGAGCCGTGTGGCTCAGTTAAAGCTTTGTTCAAGCACGTGGTCACAACAGGCATCTACGCAGGGCCAACCCTGAGCCAAACCCAATGAAACATTCGCCTTGGGCCCCAATTTTTTTGAAAATCTTTATATGTAAATAGACCCACAATTTGTAAAAAAACATTTTTTAGGCTCCCAAATTTTTGAAGTCTTTACTAAATGGTTTTGGACCTCCAAACTTTCAGGGCCGGCCCAGCATCTACCGGGACTCATATTATTTTATTAACTTTTTTTAGTGTTGGGTTTGCGGATTAACCCGCTCCAACTTCCCCCGCTGCAGGTTGAATCATTTTTTCGATTCAAAAATTCAACCCGCATAATCCTCCAAATAAATAATCAACCCGTTCCGTCGAATTGTGCGGGTAATCTGCGAGACCCACAGTTGGTTTTAATTATCTACTCTATTAAAATAAAATCACTATTTTTTATCTACCATAAAAAAATCATATAAGGCCATTTTATTATGATTCATAAAAAAAACCATTTCATTTCCTAACCATATATATCATTTACAAACATAACAATTAAAAACATTTATCTCTATCTTATTTAATTAAAAATGTGCATCACGTTCTTTTATATAATTAAATTAAATTTAATAATAATTTAATTTTTCCATGAATTACATGAAGATGAGAAAAAGTGCATCTTACTTACATTTTTAAGAGTAAGGAGACTTTTTTACTGCAAACAAAGTATCACATATTAATGTTATTAAATGCAAATCAGAACAACTATAAATCAGAACAACTACTTCTCTTCATATACACTAATCATTCTTGATTGATTTCATCAAACATTACCCGGTCTTGCTGCAAATATTCCATCTCACATTAAATCTCATCATAATATTGAGATTCAATGATTTCAGGCTATTTAGGGTTTAACTAATTTTTCCCTCCATCAAGAGCTTATTCAAGCTTTTAATTAACAATGTAAAAGACGGGTTCTCTTACTTTTCAATTTCAGTTTACTTGATTTGCTTTTTCAATACAACTTTTACGAATCAAAACAAAAAAATTTAATATGGTTTCCACTTCAAATTAATATATTTCTGAAAAGAAATATTTAAATGAATATTCATATTGTTAAAATACTCGAATTTTAATAAAGAGCCTTGATCCTCATATTTTACTTGGTTACTAAGAGATATCATAACAATTACGAGATCTGTTTAAATTTCAAACATTCTTTGATATTATGTATTTATCATCCACTAATATTTTGGTATCATCCAATATTTTAACAACTGAAAATTGTTATGAAATATCTTTTCATTAAAGTTTTAGGGAGGAAGAATATTCTTTAAGGACCATAACTATTAAGGGCATTTTCATAACTTAATATAATGTATATTTTCATAACTTATTTTATATTCAAAATATATTTCTTCTAAAATAAAAATAACCGCGTGGACATACGGGTTCAACTCTAGTTAATGTTTAAAATTTTTGGATCACAAGATCAATATTTCATTAAGCTATGTCGAGGGACCGGCCTTGCATTTAGGGGTGTTCCTGTCACATTTTAAATTATTTTCCAGTGCTCCAAGGAAAACCATGCATTGTTGTGATAGAATTCAAATTACACGAACTAGCCGTGTGGCTCTGTAACAGCTTTGTTCAAGCACGTGGTTACAACGAGCATCTAGTAGGACACATTTTGTCTGTCTATAAAAAAATGCTTGCGAAATACGAAGCCAAACACAACCTCATCTTCCTTAAACACTTAATTAAACATAAAGGGAGAATGGAGAATGGGAGATGGAGTCTGAGAGTCATATGTTTCGCTTTTTTCTTTATCATCACTTCCTCTTCTGCAGAGTTCCTCATTCAACAGGTCTGAATCTATTTTTTTCAACTTTTTCAATTTATTTTATTTATCTATTATGCTTTTATTAATGTAACTAAACACAGTTTTTAACGAACAACACAAAAACAGGTCACAGAGTATAATAGTTCTTACAATCCCAACGCAAATTTGGGTATGCATGCGGTTCTAAAATCATTTTTCACTTTGTTTTCTTTCTAAAAGTGGAAACTTGTTTTATAATGCTTGTGAAAATTTTGGTTGACAGGAGTGACTAGAGAGTTGAGAACCGAGCGACCATCAAGTAAGATCGTAACAATAGGAAATTTCTCTGTGGTTATGGAGAGATTTGAACCGTACGAATCCTCAGTTATTGAGGCTTCTGGTTACAAATGGTTAGTTCTTTCTCACTATTCTTTTACTTCATAAATATGTTTATTCTTGATGTAGATGCATGTTGTGACAAAACCAAAGTATTGCATGTTGTTAAAAAAGAAAAGAGAAAACATTGTTTTCTGTATGAACCATACCAGGAGGTTGATTTTGTACGTGACTGGTAACAAAGACGATGGAGGAAACAACCATGTATCACTTTACGTGAGGATTGAAGACACAGAATCTCTTCCCACGGGCTGGGAGGTCAATGTTGATCTCAAACTCTTTGTGTTTAATGCCAGACGGGGCAAGTACTTGACTGTCACTGGTATGTGTTTTCTGATATTAACCACTTGGATACATTTTGTTAATGAATATTACGTACGCATGCATGATTACTCTGTATTCGGCCCATGTAATTTTTATGTATATATCGTGGGTTGCAGATGAAGCGGTGAAACGATACAACCAAGGAAATAGAGAGTGGGGATTTGGACAGTTGATTCCTCTTTCAACATTCCGCAACCCGAATCAAGGTTTCATCGTGCAAAACACTGTTTCTTTTGGCGCTGAGATCTTCATCATCAGACCGGTCGGACAACAAGAGAGAGTCAGTTTTGTATCAAACCCTCCGGACAACGTTTTCACTTGGAGAATACTTCGTTTCTCCTCCTTGGAAGATAAGATCTATTACTCTTCCGAATTTCTTGTTGGAGACCGATTCTGGTTAGTACTTTATTTGATGATACATATGTAGCACCTTGAAAATCCTGATGATTATTTTTGGTAACCAACTAACTATGTCTGTCCTAGACTAATGTTTAGTTTGAATTCAGAGTCCACAAGTGTAAATGGTCAATTTGAGCTACAGTAATTGGTTTTCATTAATGTATAATTAATCAGGAGATTAGGGTTTAACCCGAAAGGAGAGGGAGAAGGAAGACCCCATGCAATCCCTATCTTCCTATACGCTCAAGGCTTTAGGCCAAACGCAGTTGAGACGAGCACCTGGGGAGCGGTTAATCTGCGATTGAGGCATCAGCTAGGCTCCAACCCCAAAAGAGCATCTTGTAAGTGATAGGAAAAAAACACATTCATATTTTTAGGACAATGTAAATGTAAAATTATGGCTCGACCTTAACGAATGCAATTTGGTGTCGCAGCTGCAGCTTGGTACCCGATTCAACCAGGTCATCGTGAGGGAGTAAGCAATATAATCTTGCGTAAAGATCTACAAGACGGATACTTGGTGAAAGATTCCATTGTCTTTGAAGCCGAGATGGTTAGGGTTTCTGTTACCAACATCGTCCCCGTCTGAGGATCTCTACTTGTTTACTATCCAAACTTGTTATATTCTGAAAAAAAGAATGCGACTTTTTTTTTTTTTTGCTAAAATTTGGTACTGTGACTTTGTTGATGCTTGTTATGTCATAGTTCTTCCGCGTGATCAATAAAATGTCTCCGACACCACCTGCATGATTGTGATATATAATAAAGTAGTTGCTTTATAAATAAGTTAAGGATTCAACAACAATATAAACGGCATAATCAAGAATTAATTGAGAAATGAGAATTATATAACAATATGAAACTGATAGAGAATCTATGAATACAAAATAACTTATATCAAAGAACCAAGGCGAGCAATCGCCACAGAGGGTTAGGGCATAATTAATCCTGCTTAATTTTTTTTTTTTATTGATTTTTGTCTGATTAAAAAAAAAAATTAAAAATAACCAATCGTGGACCGTCACGTGTCAATGGGGTAAACACCCCGGTTAATGGTGGCCGTAGCGTCACGTGATAGGATCACTATTCCTAAACTCTCCAGCTGTATTTTCCCGACAAGAACACGACGATGACGTTTTCATATTTCATATATATGTATACTGTTTTGTTTTCTTTTTGTTTTAAAAATGTTTATTCTTGTATCACCTTTTCCTACCAAATTCCATTACTAATCCAAATTAAAGTCAATTAACATCATTGTTCTAAAAATGTATTGTTAGTTACTACTGTTCTATAGACTATATAGTATACAAGTTTGTTCTGTTTTACAACAAAATGCACCTTGTACTAAAATATTATTTATTGATAATGTTTAACATCTAGTACTAAAATTCAACCTCTACCATATTTTCCTGGGGTGAATTGAGATGATCGATTAGGTCCAATATGTCCAATTTTCTTGTCTGGTTTGCTATGATCCTTACTCTCTGTGGCAAACTACATCAAAACGCGTTTGGACTTAAAAAACTCTAAAAATCATGAGAACTCTGAAAACACTCGAAATCCAAAGTCATCTGATGCGTTAGGGCATCTCCAATGGTGCTTTATAATTTCCTCTATAATTTTTACTAAGACCATTTCCAACCCATATCTATTTTTTTTTATAATTCCCACAAAAATAGAGTTAGTTTTGTTCCAATGGCTAACTCTATAGTATAGTTGAATATAGAGTAATATTGGTTTTTTACTCTATATTTTTTATCCTAAGGGCATCTCCAATGACACACAAAAATTTTCTCTATATTTCACACTAAAATAGAGTAACTCTATTATAAAGTTGGATTTGGAGTGAAAAAACAACATTACTCCATATTTCACTTTATTTTAGAGTAACTCTATTATAAAGTTGGATTTGGAGTGAAAAAACAACATTACTCCATATTTCACTTTATTTTAGAGTAACTCTATTATAAGGTGAACCATTAGAGCAAATCCAATTATATAATAGAGTTACTCTATTTTAGTGTGAAATATAGAAGAAAAATTTGTGTACCATTGAAGATAGACTTATAGAGTAAATCTATTATAGAGTTAGCCATTGGAGCAAAACCAAATCTATAATATAGTTACTCTATTTTAGTGAGAATTACGTAGAAGATTATAGAACCCATAAAAAAACGTAATACATCAAAAAAATATATAAAAAATCAGACCACAAGTAACTTTGCTCACTCTTCACTCCTACAAATTGATTATTCTAATTAATCAACGTCATTAAACAACTCTCTAACCCTGTGGA
It encodes:
- the LOC106317519 gene encoding uncharacterized protein LOC106317519, giving the protein MENGRWSLRVICFAFFFIITSSSAEFLIQQVTEYNSSYNPNANLGVTRELRTERPSSKIVTIGNFSVVMERFEPYESSVIEASGYKWRLILYVTGNKDDGGNNHVSLYVRIEDTESLPTGWEVNVDLKLFVFNARRGKYLTVTDEAVKRYNQGNREWGFGQLIPLSTFRNPNQGFIVQNTVSFGAEIFIIRPVGQQERVSFVSNPPDNVFTWRILRFSSLEDKIYYSSEFLVGDRFWRLGFNPKGEGEGRPHAIPIFLYAQGFRPNAVETSTWGAVNLRLRHQLGSNPKRASSAAWYPIQPGHREGVSNIILRKDLQDGYLVKDSIVFEAEMVRVSVTNIVPV
- the LOC106316619 gene encoding uncharacterized protein LOC106316619, coding for MENRTWSLRVIFFVFFFITSSSAEFLIRQVTESKDSSVLETEYNLNTNLGLTRVLRNQRPSSKIVTIGSFSVIRERSEPYESSVFEASGYKWRLILYVTGNKNDGGNNHVSLYVRIEDTESLPTGWEVDVDLKLFVHNARQRQYLTVSDGTVKRYNQGYREWGFAQLIPLSTFHNSSQGYIVQDTCSFGAEIFIVKPVEQQESVTFVSNPPNNVFTWRLLRFSTLQNKFYNSPSFLVGDRYWRLETNPRGVGPGAPHLPFNLEAQGFRPNAVATTTWGAVNLRLRDQLGSNHRLGYSAAWYPIRPGYKVGLNIIYIRDLRGGYLVNDSIVLEAEMVMVSVTNIVPI